ACGACATCGATCTTGAAACCCACCGCCTCCGCGAGAATCTGCGTCGCGTAGAACGCCGACGTGCCGGGCGGCGTCGTCGCGAGCCGGATCGGCGTCGTGGATCGGAGAAGGTCGTCGGCGGTGGCGATCCCCGTCGCTCGGCCGAGCGCCAGGATGCGCGGCTCGGAGGCCGCCTTGCCGATCCAGGACATCTGCTCGAGGTCGAGCTGGCCGTCGAGATCGCCCACGAGCTGCGGATACAGGAAACCGAACGTGAACGTTCCGATCGTCAGCCCGTCGGGCCTGGCTCTGTAGATCTCGTTCGCGCCGATGAGGCCGCCAGCGCCAGGGGCGTTGCGCACCACGACGCGGCTGCCTGGCAGGTGCCGGGCGAGCGACTTCGCGACGATGCGCGCATAGGTGTCGTATCCGCCGCCGGCGTTGGACGCGACGACGTAGGTGATGGTGCGCCCGCCGAAGAAGTCCCCCGATCCCGCCGGCCGATCGCGCGAACAGGCGGTCGCGATCACGAGCGCCAGGAGCAGCGGCAGCACGCGGGCGCGCACGCACGAGGTCGGACTGTGGTCGGACACGCGGCGACAAGTGTACGCCGAGCAGGGAATGTCGCGGTCGGCGAGAGGCTCAGCCACTCCGCCGTGCGTCGCTCAGGATGCCAGGCGCTGGCGGGCAGGAGGTGAGCCGGCAGGCATCGACCGCGCGATTCGTTTCGACCGCGCTGACGCGTCGAGCGTATAGTGAAGCCACCCATGGCCACGTTCGTCCGCTTCCGTCGCGCGGCCGGTTGGAGCCTGGCGCTCGTCTGGATGTCGGCGAGCGTCTGGGCGGCGCAGCAGAACGCGCGCATCACGTCGCTCAAGACCGTCGCGGTGCCCAAGCCGCCCGATCTCGGGCGCTACGTGCGAGACGAGCGCATGCTCGTCGTCCTCGGGAAGGCGCTCTTCTGGGACGTGCAGATCTCGAGCGACAACCGCGTGGCCTGCGCCACGTGTCACTTCCACGCCGGCGCCGATCATCGCCGTCAGCACCAGTTGTCCACGACGAAGGATCCGGTGACGCCGAACTGGACGCTCGGTCCCGGCGATTTCCCGTTCAGCACGGCGTTCATGGCGGCCGGGCATCGCGCGGGATCGGCGGGGATGGTGGCGCGCCGGTTCGCCGGCGTGAGCACCGGCGGCGGCGCCGACGCGGCGGCGGACGTGGACGATCGCGCGCTGCCGGGCGCGCCCGGCCTGGCGCTGCGTCACGTGACGCCGCGGAACGCGCCGACCGTGATCAACGCCGTGTTCATGTTCCGCAACTTCTGGGACGGGCGCGCGAGCGACGTGTTCAACGGCGCCACGCCGTTCGGCGAGTCCGATCCGCGCCCGCACGTGCTCGTCGACACGCCGTCGGGCCTGGCGCTGCAGGCGATGCGCATCGAGCAGGCGAGCCTCGCGTCGCAGGCCGTCGGCCCGCCGCTCGACGACGGCGAGATGTCGTATCAGGGGCGCACGTGGGCGTGGCTCGGCCGCAAGGTGCTCGACGCGGCGCCCCTCGCGCTGCAGCAGGTCGCGCCCGACGACAGCGTGCTCGGTCCGTTCGCGAACGCCGACGGCCGCGGTCTGCGGCCCGGTTACACGTACTCGTCGCTCGTGCACGCCGCGTTTCAGCCGCAGTACTTCCGGTCGCTGTCGCTCGTGAACGAGCACGGCGCGGATCTCGGCCGCCGGACCCGCCGCCAAGGCGAGGCGGCGTTTCGACAGGACGAGTACAACTTCGGCTTCTTCTTCGGCCTCGCCATCCAGGCCTACGAGGCCACGCTCGTGTCGGACGACTCGCCGTACGACCGGTATCTCGACGGCCAGCGCGACGCGCTCACGAACCAGCAGCTCATCGGGATGGAAATGTTCCAGCGCCGGGCGTGCGCGTCGTGTCACGTCGATCCCGAGCTGTCGCTCGCGACCTACAGCGGCGTGTTCGGGGCGTTCGGCTTCAAGGGGATGGGGCCGGACGCCGGGTTCTTCTTCACGGGCGTCGAGCCGGTGGACAACGACCCAGGCCTCGGCGCGAAAGACCCGTTCGGCGCCTGGCTGTCGCGAACCGCGCAGGCGAATCCCGCGCAGGCTCCGTCGTGGCGCGGGCTCTTCAAGACGCCGAGCCTGCGCAACGTCGAGCTCACGGGGCCCTACTTCCACTCCGGCAGCAAGTCGTCGCTCGAGCAGATCGTCGACTTCTACACGATCGGGGGCGACTACGGAT
The Acidobacteriota bacterium genome window above contains:
- a CDS encoding cytochrome-c peroxidase; this encodes MATFVRFRRAAGWSLALVWMSASVWAAQQNARITSLKTVAVPKPPDLGRYVRDERMLVVLGKALFWDVQISSDNRVACATCHFHAGADHRRQHQLSTTKDPVTPNWTLGPGDFPFSTAFMAAGHRAGSAGMVARRFAGVSTGGGADAAADVDDRALPGAPGLALRHVTPRNAPTVINAVFMFRNFWDGRASDVFNGATPFGESDPRPHVLVDTPSGLALQAMRIEQASLASQAVGPPLDDGEMSYQGRTWAWLGRKVLDAAPLALQQVAPDDSVLGPFANADGRGLRPGYTYSSLVHAAFQPQYFRSLSLVNEHGADLGRRTRRQGEAAFRQDEYNFGFFFGLAIQAYEATLVSDDSPYDRYLDGQRDALTNQQLIGMEMFQRRACASCHVDPELSLATYSGVFGAFGFKGMGPDAGFFFTGVEPVDNDPGLGAKDPFGAWLSRTAQANPAQAPSWRGLFKTPSLRNVELTGPYFHSGSKSSLEQIVDFYTIGGDYGSGALRRWAPDASERVAMPAFMASFTDDRVKFERAPFDHPELCVAIGHAVSEPDGATPQAAPPRLADERWARVPAIGAGGNRVPLQTFEELLRGIGIDGTRAHALTEPCRSW